The genomic interval TCCTTACATGAAGTAAGTAAGAATGGTGATCGAtgtcaatatcaatttaaCTAATTTCAAAGAATTTGAGTAATCAATGATAAGCAAGAATCAATAAAGTAATGTTTCAAAAGTATCAATTCCAAGGAATGTGAGAATATACGAAAGATAAGATGAAAGTACGTTTCTCTTTTTATGTCGTCATGAAAATGATCGGCTATCACTATTAATAGACTATTGAAAAAAGGTTAAAACTCAAAAACGCGCcaaattaataataataataacaataataacaattacaaaaagTCTAATCGTGTCTTGGCATTGCTGTGCAAATGATAGCCCTGaacaattacaaaataTTCTATAAGGGTTATTACGATCAGATTAGAAGCCAAATTACGAGATTGCTCGCACTGCTGTGTATACCTCGCTTACATGTAGGGAACTCATTACAAATATATTCCGTGCATTCTTTTGATGGGATAAGGAAGCCAACAGACGTATCTACTATACTTTCCCGAATGATCATGTCATTCCCCACGAACAGAAAAACCAAGCCAAAGAGACCGAAGACGTATAAGTGACTACGGATAAGAGGTGAAAGAGGAGGCTAAGATTGGTTGGACAACAATGAAAGACCCGAACGAAAAGTGACTAATGAAGAATGACGAAGAAATTCTTAATGTACATTTTTAATCTTGCTTGTGAGAATATTGATCGTGCAAGTGGGAAATAAGAGGTTTAAAGATTTGCTAGTTGTCCTCCGGGGTGTTTTGAAGGGCTATATCGCCAGGTATGAATAATGATGAGATGCGGAAGATATAGTCCTGTCCGACAGGCTCCCCTCACTGTGCATCCGATGGCTGGTACGATATTTCGGACTGTACGGCTTGCGCGAGAATCTTGATGTGGGTCTGAAAGCCTCGAGACGACCACATATCGGAAGTGCGAGCCTATTTAAGGTGTCCGGATCATGAGAAGTCGTACGAGGGTGAAGAGATGTAGCTGTCTGGAATAAGAGTTGTGCGGAGTTATTATACAAGAATGTCCGTGATTGACTGAAGACGTAATGTGGAGGCGTTGAATAGAATAGGTTTAATAGCTTTGAGCCATTGGGTTGTTGGGCGGTGATTGGTGGTTTTGCAAACTGTTCATAAGATAGAGTTATCAGTGACAATTCTAAACGATATTCAATGTGGTAATCGAAAGGATGAACTGACCTTTTCCGCTTTGATTTTgtcatttcctttttcaacGCAGCCCCATCTAGCGGTTTGAGTAATTCAAACGAACATAGCAGATCTTCTGATACCGACATCACTGCTCCGAAATTGTCGAATTCTCCACAATAGCTAAACATTATGCACGTTAGCACAGATTCTTTCTTTGGCAACGACAACATATGATCAAGGTAAAGCTTGACTCACTTTGGTGCCGAGAAAACCGTCACCAATGTCCTATCATTATAGAATTCATATCCATCTTCTACCACCATATGTGCCCGACAAATCAGATCCATATCCTATCGTCAGGAGGTATCAGCCTGGATCCGTGCGAACTCTCGAATAGAAGACTTCTAGCAAACTCACATGTGTTGCTAAGAAAGCGTTGATGACACTCTTTCCATAACAGAACGAAACACCCCTTTCGTTATCTTCCCAGTCCAAAGCTGTATCTGACGGATCCGACCACACTAAATCGTTCAATAGCCCATAATCAGGTACATCTATCATAATCCTATCAGCTAGCCATTCCGCATGCGTAGAGGGTAAGTAGCTAGAAGAACTTACCCGTCGGTCGTTGTATCCTCCTTATATCGTCCATACTCTTCAAACTCGGGCTCAAACCACCGTGCACACAGAAAATCTTACTGGCTACTATCGAAGCAATAGGTAGAGCATTAAAGACATCGATGAACGTTTTCCAGGTTTTGATATTTGTCCTTCTTTTACATTCATCGTAGAAGCCGTATACTAGTACCATAATTCAATGATCTTCCTTCCCAATCACTCAAGGACGTAAGAAATAGCTCACCTCGAGTAACATTCGCACATTCATGGTTCCCACGAAGTAGAAAGAAGTTCTCAGGGTATTTTATCTTGTAACATAACAATAAGAGAATAGTTTCAAGTGATTGTTTTCCTCTATCGACGTAATCTCCCAAAAATAAGTAATTTGCCGAAGGTGGGAAACCGCACATTTCGAACATTCGAATCAAGTCGGCGTACTAGCAAATGAGGAAGAGTCAGCAGTTGTTGTTCTACAAAGATATGTAATTTTCATCACTCACTTGACCGTGTACATCTCCTACAATCTTAACAGGTGGACTCAATTCGATCAAAGTTGGCTGAGATAGGAATACTTCCCTTGCAGCCGCACAGACACTTGCAATTTCAGCATTTTTCAATGGGGGTGATTTTGTGACTTTTCCACTATATCCAGCTTCCAATAACCTATGAATCATATTGTCCACATCTAGAACTTGAACTCCGCCTGCACTGGTTCCTCCTATACTACTTCTACTGATTGTAGCAGTCAAAGCTGCTCCAGGACTCAAAGAGGATGTCGAATCACGTTGCATATGTCCCAAACTTTGACTTGGGGAATTGAGAGGAGGTGAGCCTGGTTGACCTGGTGAAACAGATAATGcagaaggaggaggagggGAATGTCCAAGTAAGGATGATCTTGTTTTCGGAGCTGCTAATATATTTTGTGTTGTAGGTATATTACTTGATGGTGTGGATATGGATGTTGGTGAGGAGGTCGAAGCATTTGTAGATGTGTTTACAGATGAAGAACCATCAAATGAGTTTTGAGTATTCAATGACGGACGATTGGTTCCAGCTGAAGCAGAAGAGAaacttgaaattgaacCGGTTTTCTCTTTCCCACTACCATTACGCCTACCACTGACTCGAGTAGGTGTACTAAATTGGCCATTATTACTAATTTCCatagaaggtgaagatccaggtgaagaaggtccATCGATTACCTTTCCTGATGATATGGTTGTATTAGCTAATGAATCGGCCAAGTCAGATGTTGATAattgttttgatgatgtacGTCCTAGTTTTTTGGAGGAGGATTGACCTTGACCCATCTTGGGCAGTTTCTTCGTGCTTTGTAGAGAGTGGTCTAATATTTAGGAGATGTGATGGTGATAGGAATTATTAGATATCGATGTCAATGTCGGTCGATAGTGGTGAATCTGTTATCCAAGCGTTGATGACGCGTAGTGTTGGAACACTGGATGACAAATCGAGTTGAATGGTATGGTAATGGATTGTTTACGGAGGTCGTGTCATAAGTAGTAATGTAGGATTGATATAGTCGATGATATATGAAACAAAGATGGAATGGGAAGGTAAAATGAGATTGACTATGATGGTGAGATGATATAGCAAAGTGCAAGTGACCATATTATTATACAGTAGTGTGGTGTTTAGCGTGAATTAAGTGAGTGTTCATTTCACCATAGTACGGGATCCCCCGGTTAATATGCCACTCACTCACTTTCATACTAAAGCCAAATTCAGGGTAATTGAATGTAATCTGGACTCTTTGGTtaataatcaataatcTAATCATATCACTTTCCTAATACTCAAATAGAGTTTAGACTGATAAAGGTGTAATTGTCATTACCATTTTATCGTATCTACATCGTCATTCACATCTTCAATTGCGCATTCAACTCATCGCTTTAACGCTTTAATGTATTCAACGCAGTTTAGGTATCCTTCAAAGAAATCGAATTATgcatcattttcaacttttcatTACATCCTAACGAATTGCATCATAGCATAGCCTCTTATCGCAGATCTATTCTTGAACCATTTCACAGATTGGATTAACTACACTTCAACATCGAGTCAGGGTAGAACGAACAAGCTTTTCGGACGcgttgatgaatttgaccGGTGGAATGATTTAATATCTATCTTTAATTTCGATTACGTTTTTGATGTCAGATAAGAGAGATAGATTTTTCATAAAACGATACTTCGAAATCACTTCTTACCTGATTCAAGATCATAAAAAAGTATGTCTCAATCAATTGGATATTCAACTACACCACctacatcatcttctcgATTTAGTTTACAATCtataacttcttcttcttcttcttcaaatactACAACTAATAcaccaaatccaccttcattATATTCTActacaaatcaaaatccatCATCTAATAGAAGAGAATCAGCTAGATCAAATATAATACCTTCAGGACAaggtaattcttcattacaacaacaaatttTCGgttcaaataataatttaattattcaacaacaacaacaacaacaacaatatgTAAATATATTAGATAGACCTTTaaataaaagtaaaaattCTGAAATTGCTTTATCAAGTTGGGCTTTTATGTTTTCTGAAATTATTAGTTATAGTCAAAGTAGAGTAGATAGTGTAACTGATCTTGAAAAAAGGTTTGTTATTCTCAGTTTCTGTATAAAATTGTTTGCTTTTaactaattcaattttgatttattaacAAACTTTTGAAGATTATCTTCATTAGGTTATCAAGTTGGACAAAgaatattatcattaatcTTACTTCGTAATACTCAAacattaaatttaaaagtgaattttaaatttcaaatcaatttacaTAACCAAAAAATACAAGAAAATTgctaatttaaatgaattaattacTTTATctcccaaaaaaaaaaaaaaaaaaaaaataggATCCTAAAAGAGAATATAGACTTATACcaattttacaatttatTCATACtcaaatttataaattcatttttggAAAATCTGCAGATGGTTTAGAAAAAAGttcagaatcagaagatgaatgtgagttttctttttaaaaatcaaaattcaaacaaaattattttttgtCTTTAAAAGTAGTAGTAGTTAGTaaaaatatgaaagaattaCTAATTAATCTTGttacaaaaaaaaaaagatatgttaatttcaaatgaatcaCCTTTAACTCAATTTATTTCAGTACCAAAAGATATGTCTGATTTATCTTGTGAAGCATTTACAGCAGGTTTAGTTGAAAGTGTATTAGATGGTTTAGATTTAGTAAGTTTTTTCTAtaaaaatttacctttttccAATGATCTTAAATTTTAGTTAAATATctaaatttcaaaattataattttataGCCGGCAAGAGTTACTGCTCATTGGGTTGGAGATCAATATCCAGATACACCACAACGTACTGTAATATTAATTAAACTTGATGGGAAAGTAATGGAtagagaagaagttttGGGCAAGTAAATATCTTCCAAAGGAAGTACAATATCAAGTCTGTTAAGTTATCCGTATCTCAGCATATCAATGCGTAAATCGTGTAGATTCAATGCATTTTTTTATGTATTATGTTATATTCATGAACTACTTATGTCCATTGGAGTAAATGAACTagaaaattgatattaataCAAAATGggtctcttcttcttttcactAAACTCAAACACCCCTGAGCCTAATTTATTGAGAATCTTCAGCATTAGCAAAAGCCATTGcattgatcatttcaatttccttcttgtGAGCATTCTTGTTACCTGTAGCAACGGATGAAGAGGGTTTTCGACCTGCATAGATCGGTACTTTTCCAGTATGATGTTGAGTTTCTTTCAATGCAGTGATTAATCGAGGTTGTACGTATGTCCAAGCACCATTGTTTAATGGCTAAGCATCAAACAAAAAAATCGATCAGTTCAGACTCAAACTCGCAAAAGACTGCAATGCAAAGAACTAAGGGAAAGATTTGctcacttcttcttgtgCCCAGACGACATCAGCGTTAGGATATTTATCCAAATGAGGAGTCAACAGATCATAAGGTAATGGACTCAATTGTTCCAATCTTGAAATAGCAACATcatttatacctttatCTTCACGTTCTTTCAGTAATTGGAAGTAGACTTGACCTGAACATAAGATGTGTCTTCGGATTTTTTCTGGTTCAACCAAGTTTTCAGGATGAGGTTCAGGTAAATATCTTTGGAAAGTAGATTCGCCTgtcatttcttctaaagaTGATCTAGCTTGTGGGTGTCGGAGTAAAGatttggagaagaaaacGATGAGCTGAACCGGAATCGTTATGTCAGCATTTGAAAGGCTCTAATCGATCAGGATTCGACTTACAGGCTTTCGGAATTCTCGTTTTATTTGTCTTCTCAACACATGGAAATAGTTTGCAGGTGTACTACAGAGATAGCCGTTAACGTCGAGATCTTATTTGTGATTATACACTGGCACTCACGTTGGGTAGACAATTTGCATATTGCAATCTTGATGTTGTCGGTCCAATTTCTCAGCAGATGGGTAGATTCTAGGTTCGTCATCGCAAAGTTGTAAGAACCTTTCAATTCTACCTGAAGAGTGTTCTGGACCTTGACCATCGTATCCGTGAGGAAGCGAAAGCACGAGACCGGTTCTTTGAAGCCATTTCCTCTCACCAGAGGCgatgaattgatcaatGATACATTGAGCGTTGTTGGCGAAATCTCCGAATTGAGCTTCCCAGATCGTCAATGAGTTTGGCGAAACCAATGAGTAACCTAATTCGAAACCGAGAGTACCGAATTCGGACAAATGCGAGTTACAAACTGTGAATGAACCTTGATCCGAGCTCAAGTGTTTCAAAGGTTGATAGGTTTGTTCGTTCTCTTGATCGTGGATGACAGCGTGTCTTTGAGAGAAAGTACCTCTTTCAACATCTTGACCAGATATTCTGACATGTGTACCTTCTAAACATAATGCACCAATAGCGAGGGCTTCGGCTGTTGACCAATCGATATTTTTGCCTTCAGCAACGGATTTCCCTCTGGTGGCGATAATTCTTGCGAGATTCTTATGAGGAGTGAAACCTTCAGGGAAAGATGAGATAACGTCTCCAACCTTCTTGAGTGTCTCCTCTTCGGTTCCGGTGGGCAAGTGTGGGAGGACATTCTCAGCCAGCTCTTTAGGTGTAGGGAAACCTTCccatgatgatgatagcCACTCTCTTGGCGAGGGTTTGTAATCCTTTGATCCGTCATAAGCCTTTTCTAACATACCCCAAACCCATTGTCTGTGTTCGTCAATCTCCTTTTCTGTAAAAGTACCTTccttgatcaatttgtcAGTGTATATCGATAATACGGTAGGTTGTTTTTGAATAGCTTTGTACATCTTGGGTTGAGTGAACGATGGTTGATCGGTTTCATTGTGACCATATCTTCTATAACAGACGATGTCTACAACGACGtctttcttgaatttaGCTCTCCAATCGGCCGCAAGGGTACAGACGTAGTTAACAGCTTCTACATCGTCACCGTTTACATGGAAGATAGGAGCATCGATGGATTTGGCGATATCAGATGGGTAAGGAGTCGATCTTGAGAATCGGGGATCGGTAGTGAAACCAATTTGGTTGTTAACGATGAGATGAACTGTACCACCTGTACCGTAGTTAGGGAGACCTTGCATACCTGTAGTTTCGTATACTACACCTTGACCAGCGAAAGCGGCATCACCGTGGAGCAATACACCCATTGCGGAGTCACCAGtaccttcatctccttcgaAATGTTGAATAGCTCTGGTTTTACCGAGAACAACGGgatcttcagcttccaaGTGCGAAGGGTTGGCAACAAGGGAGAGGGAAACTTTCTTTCCGCTTGGTGTAGGTCGGACGTAGTTGGCACCCAAGTGGTACTTGACATCACCTCCACCAGTGTCATCTTTATCGGTGTTGGCGAATTCGTTCAGAATAGCTTCAATGGGTTTTCTAATTACGTTACCAAGTACGTTCAATCTACCTCTATGAGGCATACCCATTACGATAGATTTCACGCCGGAGTCGACGGATTTATCAATCAGAGCTTTCATACCTGGAATCAAAGTTTCACAACCTTCTAGACCGAATCTCTTCTCATTAGGGTATTTTGATGCAATGAATTTTTCGAAAAGCTCAGACCACATCAATCGATCAAGGAtcattcttttttcttctgtGGTGTACTTCCATTGCACAGGAATCTCTACTCTTTCTCTCAACCAATCACACTGTCCTCTGTCGACGATATGTACGTATTGTACACCAACGTGGGTACCTGATCAACGCGATTGAGCGATATCCAAGATGATCGGAATCAATTCCAAAACTCACAATACATTCGTTTCAGTTCCTCAATGATTTGGCCCAAAGTCAACTTGTCACCGTCAACGGACCCTCTGAATCGAGGAAGGATACCGTCACTGAGATTAAACTCCTTCTTCATGTCAGCTTCTGTCCAACCGTAGTAGTCGAGTTTCAATTCTGGTGGTACATGACTGTCAAGGTCGGCGTTGGAGATATGAAGTGGATCAAGGTTGGCAATGTGGTGACCTCGAACTTGGTAAGCTCGAATGAGGAGTTGAACCTTTGAACATTATAAGCATTGGCATGCGTGTATAGGTATGCAAACAACTCACTTTGAGATAGTCCGTCACGTCTCCAGATCCCTCAACGCTCATTTTTGGACTACCATCGGCAGCTGTAGGTATCGAGCTTGCGGCACCGATGAATCCTGGTGGTGGGCTGTAGGCGGAGGATGATGGAAGACCTTTATCAAGTCCAGAGAAGTATACAGCCCAAGAGGAATGTACAGATTTTGGATCCTGTTTCCACAATCGGTACATCCTGAAAATTCGGATTAAACATCAGCATTCACCTAGAATGACCTTCAAGAGAAACACTTACTCTTCAGTATAATATGTGTTACCACCATTGGCAAACAGGTCATTTTTACTTGGTGCTTGAGCTTCAGTGGCGTAATTTCGTTTTGTTGATGACGGTCGAGCAATGGTGGAGGATAAAGCTCTAGCGACAGAGACGTTCTGTCTTATATTCCTCGGTATCGTACGTAACATCTTGATAAGAGAAGTATCTGACGAATAGATGGATATCGTCAAAAGAAATAGTTAAATGAGTCTAATATATTTGTTATTATGATtccaacaaattcaattcagaAAAACAATTATGAAATCTTGTACGGTGAGTGGTTTCCAGGCAGTATTCGTCGATGACCTATGAACATGTTTGAGTTTTACACTCCTCCAGGCGGGGGCGGCGGATGTCACACAAGTCACGTGATCATATTTCCTCCCGTTTTTTCGGCCTGACGACCGACAGGTCCACCACTCGTCAAGAAGCAAACTGCCGCGGTTATAAGAGGAAATTTGGTGCCGCGGAATTGCCGTTGGGATCGTCATGACGGAATAGGGAAGAATTGTCGTGACTCGAAGTATAAGTATTTAAGACAGATTCACTCAGCAGATGTAGCGATTGGCATACTCAGATGCGTATCAAACCTACGATTCTGTCGTTGAAGGCTCAAACTGCAAGGTGCAAGCTAATAGACGCGTTACTCAAATCAAAGGATCTTGGTGCCTAGTCGTGATTATCCCAACCATTGTCGTGTGGCCGAAAGGATCGCATGTGTGGCATTTACTTTGTACCACTTGTTCTTGCGAGCACATCAAGGGCCTCAAAGACTGCTGGGCCCCTGTCTTCGTACACTCTTGCATGTGGCCCTGTATGAGTGGTACATGGAATGGTGAAGTATGTTTGGAAAGGGGATTTATCCAGGAAAATGATCGCATGTTTTCTTTGTT from Kwoniella pini CBS 10737 chromosome 4, complete sequence carries:
- a CDS encoding oxoglutarate dehydrogenase (succinyl-transferring), E1 component, whose protein sequence is MLRTIPRNIRQNVSVARALSSTIARPSSTKRNYATEAQAPSKNDLFANGGNTYYTEEMYRLWKQDPKSVHSSWAVYFSGLDKGLPSSSAYSPPPGFIGAASSIPTAADGSPKMSVEGSGDVTDYLKVQLLIRAYQVRGHHIANLDPLHISNADLDSHVPPELKLDYYGWTEADMKKEFNLSDGILPRFRGSVDGDKLTLGQIIEELKRMYCTHVGVQYVHIVDRGQCDWLRERVEIPVQWKYTTEEKRMILDRLMWSELFEKFIASKYPNEKRFGLEGCETLIPGMKALIDKSVDSGVKSIVMGMPHRGRLNVLGNVIRKPIEAILNEFANTDKDDTGGGDVKYHLGANYVRPTPSGKKVSLSLVANPSHLEAEDPVVLGKTRAIQHFEGDEGTGDSAMGVLLHGDAAFAGQGVVYETTGMQGLPNYGTGGTVHLIVNNQIGFTTDPRFSRSTPYPSDIAKSIDAPIFHVNGDDVEAVNYVCTLAADWRAKFKKDVVVDIVCYRRYGHNETDQPSFTQPKMYKAIQKQPTVLSIYTDKLIKEGTFTEKEIDEHRQWVWGMLEKAYDGSKDYKPSPREWLSSSWEGFPTPKELAENVLPHLPTGTEEETLKKVGDVISSFPEGFTPHKNLARIIATRGKSVAEGKNIDWSTAEALAIGALCLEGTHVRISGQDVERGTFSQRHAVIHDQENEQTYQPLKHLSSDQGSFTVCNSHLSEFGTLGFELGYSLVSPNSLTIWEAQFGDFANNAQCIIDQFIASGERKWLQRTGLVLSLPHGYDGQGPEHSSGRIERFLQLCDDEPRIYPSAEKLDRQHQDCNMQIVYPTTPANYFHVLRRQIKREFRKPLIVFFSKSLLRHPQARSSLEEMTGESTFQRYLPEPHPENLVEPEKIRRHILCSGQVYFQLLKEREDKGINDVAISRLEQLSPLPYDLLTPHLDKYPNADVVWAQEEPLNNGAWTYVQPRLITALKETQHHTGKVPIYAGRKPSSSVATGNKNAHKKEIEMINAMAFANAEDSQ